One Keratinibaculum paraultunense genomic window carries:
- a CDS encoding DUF881 domain-containing protein, with the protein MNNVKKPSIIILIFSIFLGMFMAGQFKQNTPTIAPVTLRSIQTTKDNIDTLNKEIEDLNALLKEKEEQLNVLESIASGDENIIDVLNDELEKYKNLAGFEEVEGPGVIITMQDNMAEGPFGENFNSDVIHDIDVLRIINDLRCAEAEAISVNGQRILSMSEIKCGGPIIRVNGKSLGTPFVIKAIGNPKLLSAAINAPNTYAYALKHIDQIYIELTTEDNIRIPAYNGKFNFKYAKPLKEGD; encoded by the coding sequence ATGAATAATGTTAAAAAACCTAGTATTATAATATTAATTTTTTCTATTTTTCTAGGCATGTTTATGGCAGGGCAATTTAAGCAAAATACACCAACTATTGCGCCTGTTACCTTAAGGTCAATTCAAACAACTAAAGATAATATAGATACATTGAATAAAGAGATAGAGGATTTAAATGCATTACTTAAAGAAAAGGAAGAACAATTAAACGTGTTGGAAAGTATAGCCAGTGGTGATGAAAATATTATAGATGTATTAAATGATGAATTGGAAAAATATAAAAATCTTGCTGGATTTGAAGAAGTGGAAGGTCCAGGAGTTATTATTACAATGCAAGATAATATGGCTGAAGGACCTTTTGGTGAAAACTTTAATTCAGATGTAATTCATGATATAGATGTATTAAGAATTATAAATGATTTAAGATGTGCTGAAGCAGAAGCTATAAGTGTAAATGGGCAAAGGATTTTATCTATGTCTGAAATTAAATGCGGAGGTCCAATTATTAGGGTTAATGGTAAAAGTTTAGGAACTCCTTTTGTAATCAAAGCCATAGGTAATCCAAAATTATTATCAGCAGCAATAAATGCACCTAATACTTATGCTTATGCATTGAAACACATTGATCAAATATATATAGAATTAACTACTGAGGACAATATAAGAATTCCAGCATACAATGGGAAATTTAATTTTAAATATGCTAAACCATTAAAAGAAGGTGATTAA
- a CDS encoding DUF881 domain-containing protein: MKKSNGRLAITMVSLFLGIILAVQFKTVNKTLGEGVLPTQRAQQLAIELKKAQEERDAALKALSELEEKIKLYEKGEAESNVYAENLYKDLERYRTLAGYVDLEGPGIVLEIQDPPVDLQFGIEYTIADDVDLILQIISVLNAAEAEAISINDQRYTSFTEIEKAGNHIEINGVSIGSPIIIKAIGDPETLESALAIKGGIIWTLEYYDYNVHLTKEKNVQVPKYRKLKEFIYAKPVEQDSN, encoded by the coding sequence ATGAAAAAATCAAATGGTCGATTGGCAATTACTATGGTTTCGCTATTTCTAGGTATTATATTGGCCGTACAATTTAAAACTGTAAATAAGACTTTAGGGGAAGGCGTATTACCTACTCAAAGAGCACAACAATTAGCTATAGAGTTGAAAAAAGCTCAAGAAGAAAGAGATGCAGCATTAAAAGCTTTATCTGAATTAGAAGAGAAGATAAAATTGTATGAAAAGGGTGAAGCAGAAAGCAATGTATATGCTGAAAATCTTTATAAGGATTTGGAAAGATATAGAACGTTAGCAGGATATGTAGATTTAGAAGGACCTGGGATAGTATTGGAAATTCAAGACCCACCCGTTGATTTACAATTTGGAATTGAATATACAATTGCAGATGATGTGGATTTAATTCTTCAAATTATCAGTGTTTTAAATGCAGCTGAAGCAGAAGCAATTTCTATTAATGATCAACGTTATACTTCTTTTACAGAGATAGAAAAAGCTGGAAACCATATTGAGATAAATGGTGTGTCTATTGGTTCACCAATTATAATAAAAGCTATTGGAGATCCAGAAACTTTAGAATCAGCTTTAGCTATTAAAGGAGGAATTATATGGACATTGGAATATTATGATTATAATGTTCATTTAACAAAAGAGAAAAATGTTCAAGTACCAAAATATAGAAAGTTAAAAGAATTTATATATGCAAAACCAGTAGAGCAAGATTCAAATTAA
- the nrdR gene encoding transcriptional regulator NrdR — translation MKCPFCDYYDTKVIDSRPTDEGQAIRRRRECTRCFRRFTTYEKVESMPLIIVKKDGTREAYDRNKILNGILKACEKRPVPLSTIEGMVDEIERELYNSMEKEITSQYIGEMVMNKLRDIDEVAYVRFASVYRQFKDINTFMDELKKLLNEENGE, via the coding sequence ATGAAATGTCCATTTTGCGATTATTATGATACAAAAGTAATAGATTCAAGGCCTACAGATGAAGGACAAGCCATTAGAAGGAGAAGGGAATGTACTAGATGTTTTAGAAGATTTACAACCTATGAAAAAGTAGAATCTATGCCTTTAATCATTGTGAAGAAAGACGGTACTAGGGAAGCTTATGATAGAAATAAGATATTGAATGGTATATTAAAAGCTTGTGAGAAACGTCCAGTTCCTTTAAGTACTATAGAAGGAATGGTGGACGAGATTGAAAGAGAATTATATAATTCAATGGAGAAAGAAATAACTAGTCAATATATTGGAGAAATGGTGATGAATAAATTGAGAGATATAGATGAAGTGGCTTATGTAAGATTTGCATCTGTATATAGGCAATTTAAGGATATAAATACCTTTATGGATGAATTGAAGAAACTACTCAATGAAGAAAATGGAGAATAG
- the spoIIGA gene encoding sigma-E processing peptidase SpoIIGA has protein sequence MYVYAEYLLIENIIINYIILYVTKKITKSKTANIRLFISALIGSIYTLVAFFPSLQFMGKMIIKLSISILMIIIAFNPEKLNQFLKQISAFYMVSFVFAGAIIGIFYILNNSFIFTGISFKNSDELIKFLIIGITIALVLIRYILKFYQVKIRKENFIANVSIGLNDKEVELIALIDTGNSLKEPISKKPVLIAEYRALKSILPDSIKNMYKSNQKLDLIKISEVMEEVSDDIKLRLIPFKSLGNDNGILIGFKPDKIKVYLESETKNLSDDIIVAIYNDRLASDEIYNGLLHPELLG, from the coding sequence TTGTATGTATATGCAGAATACTTGTTGATAGAGAATATAATAATTAATTATATTATATTATATGTAACTAAAAAAATTACAAAATCTAAAACCGCTAATATAAGATTATTTATTTCCGCATTGATAGGTTCTATTTATACATTAGTAGCTTTTTTTCCTTCGTTACAATTTATGGGTAAAATGATAATTAAGTTATCTATTTCCATATTAATGATAATAATAGCTTTTAATCCAGAAAAGTTAAATCAATTTTTAAAGCAAATTTCAGCTTTTTATATGGTATCTTTTGTATTTGCAGGTGCAATAATTGGAATTTTTTACATTTTAAACAATAGTTTTATTTTTACAGGAATTTCCTTTAAAAATTCTGATGAATTAATTAAATTTTTAATTATTGGTATAACAATTGCGTTAGTTCTTATAAGATATATACTTAAATTTTATCAGGTAAAAATTAGGAAAGAAAATTTTATAGCTAATGTCTCTATAGGTCTAAATGATAAAGAAGTTGAACTTATAGCCCTTATAGATACAGGCAATTCTCTTAAGGAGCCAATATCTAAAAAACCTGTACTTATTGCAGAATATAGAGCTTTAAAAAGTATACTTCCTGATTCTATAAAAAACATGTATAAGTCCAATCAGAAATTAGATTTAATTAAGATAAGCGAAGTAATGGAAGAGGTTTCAGATGATATTAAACTTCGTTTAATACCTTTTAAATCTTTAGGAAATGATAATGGTATTTTAATTGGTTTTAAACCAGACAAGATAAAAGTATACTTAGAATCGGAAACAAAGAATTTAAGCGATGATATAATAGTTGCTATATACAATGATAGATTAGCGTCTGATGAAATTTATAATGGGTTATTACATCCAGAATTATTAGGATAG
- a CDS encoding cell division protein FtsQ/DivIB, protein MKKNKKHRGKKRRKIFLKFILFILTLGLIYLFVFDTNFFNIEKIQIVGNGKMSYSEILNASTYTKGENIFKISKKLGEENLKKLPYIKEAKVKRKLPKTLLIQVEEREEVAIVPYIGAFVYIDEEGNVLSIKEKKAQSKLPQIFGIELIDVIPGENLFSDDRQAHKEFLKLSKQMDLLKLMKYINFSDNDNINIELISGIKVAFGPLDNVKYKLSFLYEILKDLDKKDITAKQILLNKGENPVVIIDD, encoded by the coding sequence ATGAAAAAGAACAAAAAACACAGAGGGAAAAAAAGAAGGAAAATTTTTTTAAAATTTATTTTATTTATATTGACATTAGGTCTTATATATTTATTTGTATTTGATACTAATTTTTTTAATATAGAAAAAATTCAAATAGTTGGCAATGGAAAGATGAGTTATAGTGAGATACTCAATGCATCTACCTATACGAAAGGGGAAAATATTTTTAAAATTAGTAAAAAATTGGGGGAAGAAAATTTAAAGAAATTACCATATATAAAAGAAGCAAAAGTTAAGAGGAAATTACCTAAAACCCTACTAATCCAGGTGGAAGAACGAGAAGAAGTTGCAATAGTACCTTACATTGGTGCTTTTGTTTACATAGATGAAGAAGGTAATGTTTTATCTATAAAGGAAAAGAAAGCTCAAAGTAAATTACCTCAAATTTTTGGTATTGAATTAATAGATGTAATACCAGGAGAGAATTTATTTAGTGATGATAGACAAGCACATAAGGAGTTTTTAAAATTAAGCAAACAGATGGATTTATTAAAACTAATGAAATATATTAATTTTTCTGATAATGATAATATAAATATTGAATTAATAAGTGGTATTAAGGTTGCTTTTGGTCCCTTAGATAATGTAAAATATAAATTAAGCTTCTTATATGAAATTTTAAAAGATTTGGATAAAAAAGATATAACTGCAAAACAAATTCTATTAAATAAAGGTGAAAATCCAGTTGTGATTATAGATGATTAA
- the murA gene encoding UDP-N-acetylglucosamine 1-carboxyvinyltransferase — MDRIILYGGNRLTGEVNVSGAKNAILPILAATVVEGNESTIFNVPNLRDVEVMEKILLALGCTIKRVDNIMWVNSKPLDQVKIPDELAREMRSSIILMGAMLSRCGEVIISYPGGCEIGPRPIDMHLKALKDLGAEIEESYGFIHCRASKLKGTEIQLDYPSVGATENIILAAVKAEGTTIIRNAAREPEIVDLQNYLNKAGARISGAGTSVIIIEGVNEFKKDVTHYTMPDRIVAGTYMIASAITRGEIILKNIITDHLQAVIAKLKEAGCLIYSDENSLKIIGPERINSIEMVQTLPYPGFPTDMQAQIMALLSIANGISIISETVFENRFKHVEELIRMGANIKTFGKVAIIKGVKELTGTKTTAKDLRGGASLVLAGLVAKGRTEIENVYHIKRGYEDFHKILKGLGANIELVE; from the coding sequence ATGGATAGAATAATTTTATATGGTGGGAATAGATTGACTGGAGAGGTAAATGTTTCAGGTGCTAAAAATGCAATTTTACCTATATTAGCAGCTACTGTAGTTGAAGGTAATGAAAGTACAATTTTTAATGTTCCAAATCTGAGAGATGTAGAAGTTATGGAGAAAATACTTCTAGCTCTCGGTTGCACGATAAAACGCGTAGATAATATTATGTGGGTTAATTCTAAACCTTTAGATCAAGTGAAAATTCCAGATGAGTTAGCAAGAGAAATGAGATCGTCTATAATACTTATGGGTGCAATGTTGTCTCGATGTGGCGAAGTAATCATAAGTTATCCTGGAGGATGTGAAATAGGACCTAGACCTATAGATATGCATTTAAAAGCATTAAAAGACTTAGGTGCAGAGATAGAGGAGTCTTATGGTTTTATACATTGTAGGGCAAGTAAACTTAAAGGAACTGAAATACAGCTTGACTATCCTAGTGTAGGTGCAACAGAAAATATAATATTAGCTGCTGTTAAAGCTGAAGGTACTACCATTATTCGAAATGCAGCCAGAGAACCAGAAATAGTAGATTTACAAAATTATTTAAATAAAGCTGGAGCTAGGATAAGCGGAGCCGGAACAAGTGTTATAATAATAGAAGGGGTAAATGAATTTAAGAAAGATGTTACTCATTACACCATGCCAGATAGGATAGTTGCTGGAACTTATATGATAGCTTCTGCAATTACACGAGGAGAAATTATATTAAAAAATATTATTACAGACCATCTTCAAGCAGTAATTGCAAAACTAAAAGAGGCTGGCTGCTTAATATACAGTGATGAAAATTCTTTAAAGATAATAGGACCTGAGAGGATAAATTCAATAGAAATGGTACAAACTTTACCTTACCCTGGTTTTCCAACAGATATGCAAGCACAGATTATGGCATTATTGAGCATTGCTAATGGCATTAGTATTATATCAGAAACAGTGTTTGAAAATAGATTTAAACATGTTGAAGAGTTAATTAGAATGGGTGCAAATATTAAAACTTTTGGTAAAGTAGCAATTATAAAGGGAGTAAAAGAATTAACTGGTACAAAGACTACTGCTAAGGATTTAAGAGGAGGTGCAAGTTTAGTGCTAGCTGGGTTAGTAGCAAAGGGAAGGACTGAAATAGAAAATGTTTATCATATAAAAAGAGGATATGAAGATTTTCATAAAATCTTAAAAGGTCTTGGTGCTAATATTGAATTAGTAGAATAG
- the sigG gene encoding RNA polymerase sporulation sigma factor SigG gives MKQLHTNKVEICGVNTSKLPVLTNEEMQELFIKIKAGDMKAREEFIQGNLRLVLSIIQRFNRRGEDVDDLFQVGCIGLIKAIDNFDLSQNVRFSTYAVPMIIGEIRRYLRDNNSIRVSRSLRDTAYKALQAREQLINKNLKEPTINEIAEELNLPKEEIVFALDAIQEPISLFEPIYHDSGDAIYIMDQVKDKKSEDEVWLQEIALKEAIDKLDQREKLILNLRFYEGKTQMEVAEEIGISQAQVSRLEKNALRQMRKLI, from the coding sequence ATGAAACAATTGCATACAAACAAAGTTGAAATTTGTGGGGTTAATACTTCTAAATTACCAGTATTAACAAATGAAGAAATGCAAGAATTATTTATAAAAATAAAAGCAGGAGATATGAAAGCAAGAGAGGAGTTTATACAAGGTAATTTAAGATTAGTACTTAGTATTATTCAACGATTTAATAGAAGAGGTGAAGATGTAGATGATTTGTTTCAGGTAGGATGTATAGGGCTTATAAAAGCTATAGATAATTTTGATTTAAGTCAAAATGTAAGATTTTCAACTTATGCAGTACCTATGATAATAGGAGAAATTAGAAGATATTTAAGAGATAATAATTCTATTAGGGTAAGTAGATCTTTAAGAGATACAGCTTATAAAGCTCTTCAGGCTAGAGAACAATTAATTAATAAAAATTTAAAAGAACCAACTATCAATGAAATAGCTGAAGAACTAAATTTGCCAAAAGAAGAAATAGTATTTGCCCTAGATGCAATTCAAGAGCCTATCTCCTTATTTGAACCTATTTATCATGACAGTGGAGATGCCATATATATTATGGATCAAGTAAAAGATAAAAAATCTGAAGACGAAGTATGGCTTCAAGAGATTGCTTTAAAAGAGGCCATAGACAAATTGGATCAAAGAGAAAAATTAATATTAAATTTACGGTTTTATGAAGGTAAGACGCAAATGGAAGTAGCAGAGGAAATAGGGATATCTCAAGCTCAGGTATCTAGATTGGAAAAGAATGCTTTAAGGCAGATGAGAAAACTAATTTAA
- the ftsW gene encoding putative lipid II flippase FtsW, with product MAKKVKKRAPDFTLLLSTLLLVIIGIIMVFSSSWPEGIKTFNNGYYFLKKQLFAAGLGFVALLFFMNFDYRRLKKMSWFIYIISILSGLLIFTPLGDTKKGARRWVNLGFTTFMPSDIIKLGSIIFLAAYLSNKKEKIKNFTKGLLPALVIVGISCGIIYSQKDLSTTITLAGTLISMLFVAGMKISHMFFLMIIAGLGLFKAITDEEHKYRMKRVTSFLDPFADKIDTGWQAVQSLYALGSGGLFGLGLGKSRQKFFYIPEPYNDFIFAIIGEELGFLGALTVIILFFLLIWRGVRIALNIEDLFGCLLATGIVALITIQSLIHIGVVTSCIPPTGIPLPFVSYGGTSLILYMSAIGILLNISRHVPIDRS from the coding sequence ATGGCTAAAAAAGTTAAAAAAAGAGCTCCTGATTTTACCTTACTTCTATCTACTTTACTATTGGTAATTATTGGTATAATAATGGTGTTTAGTTCATCTTGGCCAGAAGGAATTAAGACTTTTAATAATGGTTACTATTTTTTAAAAAAACAATTATTTGCAGCAGGTTTAGGTTTTGTTGCTTTACTTTTTTTTATGAATTTTGACTATAGAAGATTAAAGAAAATGTCTTGGTTTATTTATATAATCTCTATACTTAGTGGATTGTTGATTTTTACACCTCTAGGGGATACTAAAAAAGGAGCGAGAAGATGGGTAAATCTTGGCTTTACCACTTTTATGCCTTCAGATATAATAAAACTTGGATCAATTATCTTTTTAGCAGCTTATTTATCTAATAAAAAAGAAAAGATTAAAAATTTTACAAAGGGTTTGTTACCAGCTTTAGTTATTGTAGGAATCTCCTGCGGGATAATATATTCTCAAAAGGATCTATCGACTACTATCACATTGGCAGGAACTCTTATAAGTATGTTGTTTGTAGCAGGTATGAAGATATCTCATATGTTTTTTTTAATGATTATAGCAGGTTTAGGATTATTTAAAGCTATAACTGATGAGGAACATAAATATAGAATGAAAAGGGTCACTAGTTTTTTGGATCCGTTTGCTGACAAAATTGATACAGGATGGCAGGCAGTACAATCCCTATATGCTTTAGGTTCTGGAGGATTGTTTGGATTAGGTTTAGGGAAAAGTAGGCAAAAATTTTTTTATATTCCTGAACCATATAATGATTTTATATTTGCCATTATTGGAGAGGAACTAGGGTTTTTAGGGGCTTTAACTGTTATTATACTATTCTTTTTATTAATATGGAGAGGTGTTAGAATAGCCTTAAATATAGAAGATTTGTTTGGATGTTTACTTGCAACAGGAATAGTGGCTTTAATAACTATACAATCATTAATTCATATTGGTGTTGTAACGTCTTGCATACCTCCTACAGGAATACCTTTACCATTTGTTAGCTATGGAGGTACTTCATTAATATTATATATGTCAGCTATTGGTATTTTATTAAATATATCTAGACATGTACCTATAGATAGGAGTTGA
- the ftsZ gene encoding cell division protein FtsZ, which translates to MFDFDVEVEEFAKIKVLGVGGGGNNAINRMIECGVRGVEFIAINTDRQALYSSRAEHKLQIGEKLTKGLGAGANPEIGMKAAEENRNEIVEALKGADMVFITAGMGGGTGTGAAPIVAEAAKELGILTVGVVTKPFTFEGRKRAVQAEKGIEELKDKVDTLVTIPNDRLLQVAEKKTTMVEAFIMADEVLKQGIQGISDLIAVPNLINLDFADVKTIMQNQGIAHMGIGKASGENRAVEAAKQAIKSPLLETSIDGAKAVLLNITGGEDLGLFEVNEAADLIRQSVDQDANIIFGAGIDESLKEEIKITVIATGFDKDRVLRKTFIKGSELQDESAATSQFDLDDLDIPTFLRKKD; encoded by the coding sequence GTGTTTGATTTTGATGTGGAAGTTGAAGAATTTGCAAAGATAAAAGTTTTAGGAGTTGGTGGAGGCGGCAATAATGCAATAAATAGGATGATTGAATGTGGAGTAAGAGGTGTAGAATTTATTGCAATAAATACAGATAGGCAAGCTTTATATTCATCAAGAGCAGAACATAAATTACAAATTGGAGAGAAGTTGACTAAAGGATTAGGAGCTGGTGCTAATCCAGAAATTGGTATGAAAGCAGCTGAAGAAAATAGAAATGAAATTGTGGAAGCATTGAAAGGTGCTGATATGGTATTTATTACTGCAGGCATGGGAGGTGGTACAGGCACTGGAGCAGCTCCTATAGTTGCTGAAGCTGCAAAAGAATTAGGAATATTAACAGTAGGAGTAGTGACTAAACCGTTTACTTTCGAAGGAAGAAAAAGAGCAGTTCAAGCTGAAAAGGGAATTGAAGAGTTAAAGGATAAGGTTGATACACTAGTAACTATACCAAATGATAGATTATTGCAGGTAGCAGAGAAGAAAACTACCATGGTAGAAGCTTTTATCATGGCTGATGAGGTTCTTAAACAAGGTATACAAGGAATTTCTGACTTAATAGCTGTTCCTAATTTAATCAATTTAGATTTTGCTGATGTTAAAACTATTATGCAGAATCAAGGTATAGCTCATATGGGTATTGGCAAAGCTTCAGGAGAAAATAGAGCAGTAGAGGCTGCAAAGCAGGCAATAAAAAGTCCATTATTAGAAACTTCGATTGATGGAGCTAAAGCAGTATTATTAAATATTACAGGTGGTGAAGATTTAGGACTATTTGAGGTGAATGAAGCAGCAGATTTAATAAGGCAATCAGTTGATCAGGACGCAAATATCATATTTGGGGCAGGTATAGATGAATCTTTAAAAGAAGAAATAAAAATAACAGTAATTGCGACAGGATTTGATAAAGATAGAGTACTTAGAAAAACTTTTATAAAAGGATCTGAATTACAGGATGAAAGTGCTGCTACTAGCCAATTTGATTTAGATGATTTAGATATTCCTACATTTTTAAGAAAAAAGGACTAA
- the murG gene encoding undecaprenyldiphospho-muramoylpentapeptide beta-N-acetylglucosaminyltransferase produces MRYLITGGGTGGHIYPALAIANEIRKRHKNAKILYVGTEKGLESELVPREGYEFRTIRVKGMPRRINKEAFIALKELFLGLKDANRIIKEFNPDIVIGTGGYVCGPVVYKASKKKIPTIIHEQNAFPGITNKILSRYVDKVLVTFEESIKYFKYPEKVIVTGNPIRKSILEVDLNKAYRDLNVNPNVPFILSFGGSGGQKKLNDAMLYVIKNNISKDHFQIFHVTGKRFYEDFMNRLKEERVKLNNNIRVFPYFYDMPKAINIADLVITSAGAITLAEISAVGIPSILIPKGYTAENHQEYNARVFEQNGASLVILEKDLTGDKLEKAIYTLIKDKKILENMRKNSKKIGRINAVDKIVDIIDSLIM; encoded by the coding sequence ATGCGCTACTTAATTACAGGTGGAGGAACTGGAGGACATATTTATCCAGCTTTAGCTATAGCAAATGAAATAAGAAAAAGGCATAAAAATGCAAAAATTTTATATGTTGGTACAGAAAAGGGATTGGAATCTGAATTAGTACCTAGAGAAGGTTATGAATTTAGGACTATAAGAGTAAAGGGTATGCCTAGACGTATTAATAAGGAAGCTTTCATAGCATTAAAGGAATTATTTTTAGGTCTTAAAGACGCTAATAGAATTATTAAGGAGTTTAATCCTGATATAGTAATTGGTACAGGAGGTTATGTATGTGGTCCAGTAGTTTACAAAGCTAGTAAGAAAAAAATACCTACCATAATTCATGAACAAAATGCATTCCCTGGAATTACAAACAAAATTCTTTCTAGATATGTAGATAAGGTTTTAGTTACTTTTGAAGAATCTATTAAATATTTTAAATATCCCGAAAAGGTTATTGTTACAGGCAATCCAATACGAAAGAGTATATTGGAGGTAGATTTAAATAAAGCTTATAGAGATTTAAATGTTAATCCCAATGTTCCATTTATATTATCTTTTGGAGGAAGTGGCGGACAAAAAAAATTAAATGATGCTATGTTATATGTGATTAAAAATAATATATCTAAAGATCATTTTCAAATATTCCATGTTACTGGTAAGCGGTTTTATGAAGATTTTATGAATAGATTGAAAGAAGAAAGAGTGAAATTAAATAATAATATAAGAGTTTTTCCTTATTTTTATGATATGCCAAAAGCTATTAATATAGCAGATTTGGTTATAACTTCAGCTGGTGCGATAACTTTGGCAGAAATTTCTGCAGTTGGTATTCCCAGTATTCTTATACCGAAAGGTTATACTGCAGAAAATCATCAAGAGTATAATGCAAGAGTTTTTGAACAGAATGGTGCTTCTTTAGTAATATTGGAAAAGGATTTAACAGGAGATAAACTAGAGAAAGCAATTTATACTCTTATAAAAGATAAAAAGATATTAGAAAATATGCGTAAAAATAGTAAAAAAATAGGTAGGATCAATGCAGTGGATAAAATTGTAGATATTATTGATTCCTTAATAATGTAA
- a CDS encoding YlmC/YmxH family sporulation protein: protein MVKLSEMSEKEVINIRDGVKIGFIYDFEIDLENGNVVAVIIPRPGKILGLFGKNNDLIINWKNIVRIGTDTILVDMDIE, encoded by the coding sequence ATGGTTAAATTATCGGAAATGAGTGAAAAAGAAGTTATTAATATAAGAGATGGTGTTAAAATTGGGTTTATTTATGATTTTGAAATAGATTTAGAAAATGGTAATGTGGTAGCAGTTATAATACCTCGTCCTGGAAAGATATTAGGTTTATTTGGGAAAAATAATGATTTGATAATTAATTGGAAGAACATAGTTCGTATTGGCACAGATACAATATTAGTAGATATGGATATTGAATAA
- a CDS encoding small basic family protein, with protein MFFALIGIVIGLVIGLVLPFTYNAAYSLYISVAILACLDSVFGGIKANLEKKFDSSIFISGFFGNAILAAFLAYIGDRLGVPLYYAAIFTFGGRLFENFASIRRILLNKRKSETKVEE; from the coding sequence ATGTTTTTTGCACTGATAGGTATAGTTATTGGATTGGTGATTGGACTTGTTTTACCTTTTACTTATAATGCAGCTTATTCATTGTACATTTCTGTAGCTATATTGGCATGCTTAGATTCAGTTTTTGGTGGGATAAAAGCTAATCTAGAAAAGAAATTTGATAGTAGTATTTTTATATCAGGATTTTTCGGAAATGCTATATTAGCAGCTTTTTTAGCTTATATTGGTGATAGACTTGGAGTACCATTATATTATGCTGCTATATTTACATTTGGTGGAAGATTATTTGAAAATTTTGCTAGTATTAGAAGAATTCTTTTAAATAAGCGGAAATCAGAAACAAAAGTAGAAGAGTAA
- the sigE gene encoding RNA polymerase sporulation sigma factor SigE translates to MKKSLFKFNLYLNKIMHKLKLIDSIYYIGSGEVLPPPLNAEEESYYLKKLKHDDSIRSILIERNLRLVVYIARKFENTGICIEDLISIGTIGLIKAVNTFDPDKNIKLATYASKCIENEILMYLRRNSKLKMEVSLDEPLNVDWDGNELLLSDILGTDGDIIFKCLEEEVDKELLNQAIDKLSGKEKTIVELRFGLKSGKEKTQKEVADILGISQSYISRLEKRIIKRLRKEMVRLM, encoded by the coding sequence TTGAAAAAAAGTTTATTTAAATTTAATTTATATCTTAATAAAATAATGCATAAACTTAAGCTAATAGATAGTATTTACTATATTGGAAGTGGAGAAGTTTTACCTCCACCTTTAAATGCAGAAGAAGAAAGCTATTATTTAAAGAAATTAAAACATGATGACAGCATTAGAAGTATTTTAATAGAAAGAAACTTACGCTTGGTAGTATATATAGCAAGAAAATTTGAAAATACAGGCATATGTATAGAAGATTTAATTTCAATTGGAACTATTGGTCTTATAAAAGCTGTTAATACTTTTGATCCAGATAAAAATATTAAATTAGCTACTTATGCTTCTAAATGTATAGAAAATGAGATACTTATGTATTTAAGGCGAAATAGTAAATTAAAAATGGAGGTATCTTTAGATGAACCATTAAATGTTGATTGGGATGGCAATGAGCTTTTATTATCAGATATATTAGGAACTGATGGAGATATTATTTTTAAGTGTTTAGAAGAAGAGGTAGATAAAGAATTATTAAATCAAGCTATAGATAAATTGTCTGGAAAAGAAAAAACTATAGTAGAATTGAGATTTGGATTAAAAAGTGGGAAAGAAAAGACTCAAAAGGAAGTAGCAGATATATTAGGTATATCTCAATCATATATTTCTAGGTTAGAAAAAAGAATTATAAAGAGATTAAGGAAGGAAATGGTTAGATTAATGTAA